In Chloroflexi bacterium ADurb.Bin180, a single window of DNA contains:
- the malP gene encoding Maltodextrin phosphorylase has translation MRPMFTVNIIPSLPPALSALKELAYNLWWTWNSEAIELFRRLDREAWEQSGHNPVHLLGLIEQDRLEAAAKDDGFLAHLERVNNAFTRYMNSKSTWYQKNHGEATSRTIAYFCLEYGLTECLSIYSGGMGLLAGDYLKSVSDLGLPFAAVGLLYQQGYFKQYLNADGWQGEQYIDNDFHSLPVTLERREGLPVTIEVDYPGRRVVAQVWRVQVGRIPLYLLDTNLPQNQDEDRRITHQLYGGDAEMRIKQEVLLGIGGLKALQTLDIEPRVCHMNEGHSAFLAIERIARLVQNKGLTFAEAREVVATSTIFTTHTSVPAGIDLFDAHLIDRYLGQYYDLLHISRDDFLALGRMNRYNPDEPLNMAVLALRLSQTNAVSQLHADVSRELWQDVWPGVPVREVPIIAVNNGVHTLSWISQDMAALFDRYLGPRWSGNPADGSAWEAVEEIPDEELWRVHERRRARLVAFARRRLRFQMEQRGSPPAEVERAGELLDPTALTIGFARRFAVYKRATLLLRDAERLGRILNNPDRPVQVIFAGKAHPQDNPAKELIRQLIHLLRDKNLRNVVFIEDYDVNVARYMLQGVDLWLNTPRLLQEASGTSGMKAAVNGALNMSVLDGWWAEGYRSDLGWAIGRGEVYEDLNYQDEVESNAIYDLLEKDIVPLFYNHGVDGLPRGWIQRMKNSICTIVPAYNTGRMALEYAERLYCPAEVRYGRLTARNYARAKALGEWKAKLYQHWPAVRIAGVESRLGTAPLDANGTDELPVGSELEVRASVELGKLSPDDVSVELYEGTLDSDQEISGGHATPMDFVSQKRGLSLFVARTRSQHSGVRGFTLRVLPRHEDLPNAFEPRLIVWGA, from the coding sequence ATGCGACCGATGTTTACCGTCAATATCATTCCCTCTCTGCCGCCGGCCCTGAGCGCGCTCAAGGAGCTGGCCTACAACCTGTGGTGGACCTGGAACTCGGAGGCCATCGAGCTCTTCCGGAGGCTCGACCGCGAAGCCTGGGAACAATCGGGGCACAACCCGGTGCATCTGCTGGGCCTGATCGAGCAGGACCGCCTGGAAGCAGCAGCCAAGGACGATGGCTTTCTGGCGCACCTGGAGCGGGTCAACAACGCATTCACCCGCTACATGAACTCCAAGAGCACCTGGTACCAGAAGAACCACGGCGAGGCAACGTCCCGGACCATCGCCTATTTCTGCCTCGAATACGGGCTCACCGAGTGCCTGTCCATCTACTCTGGCGGCATGGGCCTGCTGGCCGGCGACTATCTAAAGTCAGTGAGCGACCTGGGGCTGCCCTTTGCGGCGGTCGGCCTGCTGTACCAGCAGGGCTACTTCAAGCAGTACCTGAACGCCGACGGCTGGCAGGGTGAGCAGTATATCGACAACGACTTTCACTCTCTGCCGGTAACCCTGGAACGACGCGAGGGCCTCCCGGTGACCATTGAGGTGGACTATCCCGGTCGGCGAGTGGTGGCGCAGGTCTGGCGCGTTCAGGTCGGGCGCATCCCTCTCTACCTGCTGGACACGAACCTGCCTCAGAATCAGGACGAGGACCGACGGATCACCCATCAGCTCTATGGCGGCGACGCCGAGATGCGCATCAAGCAGGAGGTGCTGCTGGGCATCGGCGGACTCAAGGCCCTGCAGACTCTGGACATCGAACCCCGCGTCTGCCACATGAACGAGGGCCATTCTGCCTTTCTGGCCATCGAGCGCATTGCCCGGCTGGTGCAGAACAAAGGGCTGACCTTTGCCGAAGCGCGTGAAGTGGTGGCTACCAGTACCATCTTTACCACGCACACTTCTGTGCCCGCAGGCATCGACCTGTTTGATGCTCACCTGATCGACCGCTATCTGGGGCAGTACTATGACCTGCTGCACATCTCCCGCGACGATTTTCTGGCCCTTGGCCGCATGAACCGCTACAACCCGGACGAGCCGCTCAATATGGCGGTGCTTGCCCTGCGCCTCAGCCAGACCAACGCGGTGAGCCAGCTCCATGCCGACGTCTCACGCGAGCTGTGGCAGGACGTGTGGCCTGGCGTGCCGGTGCGGGAAGTCCCCATCATTGCGGTCAACAACGGCGTGCATACCCTGTCCTGGATTTCGCAGGATATGGCGGCGCTGTTTGACCGTTACCTTGGTCCTCGCTGGAGCGGCAATCCGGCGGACGGCAGCGCCTGGGAGGCAGTAGAGGAGATACCGGACGAGGAGCTGTGGCGTGTCCACGAAAGGCGCCGCGCCCGGCTGGTGGCTTTTGCCCGGCGCCGGCTGCGCTTCCAGATGGAACAGCGCGGCTCGCCTCCGGCAGAAGTCGAGCGCGCCGGCGAGCTGCTCGACCCGACGGCTCTGACCATTGGCTTTGCGCGTCGCTTTGCTGTCTACAAGCGCGCCACCCTGTTGCTGCGCGATGCCGAGCGCCTGGGCCGCATCCTGAACAACCCGGACCGGCCGGTACAGGTCATCTTTGCCGGCAAGGCGCACCCGCAGGACAACCCGGCCAAGGAACTCATCCGGCAGCTTATCCATCTGCTGCGCGACAAGAACCTGCGCAACGTGGTGTTCATCGAGGACTATGACGTCAATGTCGCTCGCTACATGCTGCAGGGCGTAGATCTCTGGCTGAACACCCCGCGCTTGCTCCAGGAAGCCAGCGGCACCAGCGGTATGAAAGCCGCGGTCAACGGTGCGCTCAATATGAGCGTGCTCGATGGATGGTGGGCGGAAGGCTACCGCTCGGACCTGGGCTGGGCCATTGGCCGGGGAGAGGTCTATGAGGACCTGAACTATCAGGACGAGGTCGAGTCCAACGCCATCTATGACCTGCTGGAAAAGGACATTGTCCCCCTGTTCTACAATCACGGTGTTGACGGTCTGCCGCGCGGCTGGATACAAAGGATGAAGAACTCGATTTGCACGATCGTGCCGGCATACAACACCGGCCGGATGGCCCTGGAGTACGCCGAGCGTCTCTATTGTCCCGCAGAGGTGCGCTACGGCCGTTTGACCGCGCGCAATTATGCCCGGGCCAAGGCGCTGGGAGAGTGGAAGGCCAAGCTCTATCAGCACTGGCCCGCGGTGCGCATTGCCGGCGTCGAGTCGCGTCTCGGCACCGCCCCGCTGGACGCCAATGGAACAGATGAGCTGCCAGTCGGGTCGGAGCTGGAGGTGCGGGCCAGCGTCGAGCTGGGCAAGCTGAGCCCGGACGACGTGTCAGTGGAGCTGTATGAGGGCACGCTGGATTCGGACCAGGAGATCTCGGGCGGACACGCTACCCCGATGGACTTTGTGAGCCAGAAGAGGGGTCTCTCGCTCTTTGTCGCCCGGACTCGCAGCCAGCACAGCGGAGTACGGGGCTTTACGCTGCGCGTGCTGCCGCGTCACGAGGACCTGCCCAACGCGTTCGAGCCGCGGCTGATCGTCTGGGGCGCCTGA
- the thrS_2 gene encoding Threonine--tRNA ligase 1, whose translation MDDELASYPLAEPRVTAYSGGDRPHQSPGRTTAVVSFPDGRMFEAPIGTPLEAYVRAAHDGPNPIVAVLIAFKLYELTYLVKQDVSVTPIFLGQADGMRIYRRSLTFLLVAAMHDLYPGVQVYVHHSLTFGGLYCEVQEREPLQPDEVARVELRMHELAAANLPIEKREVTVAQARELFSHRGEHDKVRLLHYRQRNYVTLYRLGKLEDYFHGYMVPSTGYLTSFALQHYSSGFILRYPRHEVPGQLQPVVEYPKLMSVFREYGHWLRVLGISDVGGLNDALAAGRGGEVALVSEALHEQRIAQIASDIARGHGSLRLVLIAGPSSSGKTTFSKRLAVQLLANGLRPVAIELDNYFVDRDQTPRDAAGQYDYEHLDAIDRGLLNSQLAELLAGKAVRLPRYSFQTGRREEGEWLRLDADQVILLEGIHGLNPQLVPTMPAEATYRIYVSALTQLNLDHYNRVPTTETRLIRRIVRDARERGYSALDTLRRWDSVRDGEKTWIFPYQEHADVMFNSALAYELSALKPIAEPLLYQIEPTSLEYVESRRLLALLRWFVPLDTTLVPSNSILREFIGGSSLSSFTVWRQKAAQ comes from the coding sequence ATGGACGACGAGCTGGCTTCCTACCCCTTGGCTGAGCCCAGGGTAACCGCATACTCTGGCGGCGACAGGCCGCACCAGTCGCCAGGCCGCACGACGGCGGTGGTTTCGTTCCCCGACGGCCGCATGTTCGAGGCACCCATCGGCACGCCGCTGGAAGCCTACGTTCGCGCGGCGCACGACGGCCCGAACCCCATCGTCGCTGTGTTGATTGCCTTCAAGCTCTACGAGTTGACCTATCTGGTCAAACAGGACGTCTCTGTTACCCCGATCTTCCTGGGTCAGGCGGACGGCATGAGGATCTACCGCCGGTCGCTGACCTTCTTGCTGGTGGCGGCCATGCACGACCTCTATCCCGGCGTGCAGGTCTATGTGCACCACTCGCTCACCTTTGGCGGGTTGTACTGCGAGGTGCAGGAGCGCGAGCCGCTGCAGCCGGATGAGGTGGCCCGCGTTGAGCTGCGCATGCACGAGCTCGCCGCGGCGAACCTGCCCATCGAAAAGCGAGAGGTCACCGTGGCCCAGGCCAGGGAGCTGTTCTCCCACCGCGGCGAACATGACAAGGTGCGTCTGCTCCACTATCGCCAGCGCAACTATGTGACGCTCTACCGCCTGGGCAAGCTGGAGGACTATTTCCACGGTTACATGGTACCCTCCACCGGCTACCTCACGTCGTTCGCCCTGCAGCACTATTCCTCGGGCTTTATCCTGCGCTACCCGCGGCACGAGGTGCCGGGCCAGCTCCAGCCGGTGGTCGAGTATCCCAAACTGATGAGTGTATTCCGCGAGTACGGGCACTGGCTGCGCGTGCTGGGCATCAGCGACGTGGGTGGCCTGAACGATGCCCTGGCTGCCGGCCGCGGCGGCGAAGTCGCTCTGGTGTCTGAGGCGCTGCACGAACAGCGCATTGCCCAGATTGCCTCCGATATCGCGCGGGGCCACGGCTCGCTGCGGTTGGTGCTGATCGCTGGACCTTCGTCCTCCGGCAAGACCACTTTCTCCAAGCGCCTGGCGGTGCAGCTCCTGGCCAACGGGCTGCGGCCAGTAGCGATCGAGCTGGACAACTACTTTGTCGATCGCGACCAGACGCCGCGCGACGCCGCCGGCCAATACGACTATGAGCATCTGGATGCCATCGACCGGGGCCTGCTGAACTCGCAGTTGGCCGAGCTGCTGGCGGGCAAGGCAGTACGGCTGCCCCGCTACAGCTTTCAGACCGGCCGGCGCGAAGAGGGTGAGTGGCTGAGGCTAGATGCGGACCAAGTCATCCTTCTGGAAGGCATCCACGGGCTGAATCCTCAACTGGTGCCGACGATGCCCGCCGAGGCTACCTACCGCATCTATGTTTCGGCTCTGACACAGCTCAACCTGGATCACTACAATCGCGTCCCTACCACCGAGACACGCTTGATCCGCCGCATCGTGCGCGATGCGCGGGAACGCGGCTATTCGGCCCTGGATACCTTGCGCCGCTGGGACAGCGTGCGCGATGGCGAAAAGACCTGGATCTTTCCTTACCAGGAGCACGCGGACGTCATGTTCAACTCGGCCCTGGCCTACGAGCTATCGGCCCTCAAGCCCATCGCCGAGCCGCTGCTGTACCAGATCGAGCCGACGTCCCTGGAGTATGTCGAGAGCAGACGTCTGCTGGCTCTGCTGCGCTGGTTCGTTCCGCTGGATACGACATTGGTGCCCTCGAATTCGATTCTGCGCGAGTTCATTGGCGGGTCGAGCCTCAGCAGCTTTACCGTATGGCGGCAAAAGGCCGCCCAGTAG
- a CDS encoding hypothetical protein (Phage shock protein A homolog), which translates to MGIVNRISTIVKANLNDLLDRAENPEVMLDQYIRDLENAVAEAREELINAMADEKRLAAKLEERNRQVRMWQANAEQAVQLGKDEAARSALRAVRAYQDEADTVSTAWQEQKDKVAEFQKQFELVEKKLVSVKGERDALLAKHRSTRVQEAVTTAKVKVDKAKAAIKGVERMKERLETDAAKAEAREEVAAYSAAVRDAEKVQADLDIEARLAELKAKLATK; encoded by the coding sequence ATGGGTATCGTGAATCGCATCAGCACCATCGTCAAAGCCAATCTGAACGACCTTCTCGACCGGGCCGAGAATCCCGAAGTGATGCTCGATCAGTACATCCGCGACCTCGAGAACGCAGTGGCCGAGGCCCGCGAAGAGCTGATCAATGCTATGGCCGACGAGAAGCGGCTGGCGGCCAAGCTCGAAGAGCGCAATCGCCAGGTGCGTATGTGGCAGGCCAACGCCGAGCAGGCGGTACAGCTTGGCAAAGACGAGGCCGCCAGGTCCGCCCTGCGCGCGGTTCGCGCTTACCAGGACGAGGCCGACACCGTCTCCACGGCCTGGCAGGAGCAGAAGGACAAGGTAGCCGAGTTCCAGAAGCAGTTCGAGCTGGTGGAGAAAAAGCTGGTCTCGGTCAAGGGCGAACGAGATGCGCTGCTGGCCAAGCACCGCAGCACCCGTGTCCAGGAAGCGGTGACCACGGCCAAGGTCAAGGTCGACAAGGCCAAGGCCGCGATCAAGGGCGTGGAGCGAATGAAGGAGCGCCTGGAAACCGATGCCGCCAAGGCCGAAGCCCGCGAAGAGGTGGCCGCCTACAGCGCCGCGGTTCGAGACGCGGAGAAGGTCCAGGCCGACCTGGACATCGAGGCACGGTTGGCCGAACTCAAGGCCAAACTGGCCACCAAATAG
- the malQ gene encoding 4-alpha-glucanotransferase gives MRFPRSSGILLHPTSLPGPWGIGDLGPAALRFVDLLQEAGQGIWQVLPLGPTGYGDSPYQCFSAFAGNPLLISPELLLESGHLRPADVTDAPAFPDTYVDYGPVIQFKSSLLTTAFHHWVSRRTPQELARFETFCQQQSAWLDDYALFMALKDAHQGAVWTTWESDIAHRTPAAMAQWRQALAAEVDRFKYLQYLFFEQWAALHRYAAERGVRIVGDIPIFVAHDSADVWSHPELFALDERGDPLVVAGVPPDYFSATGQLWGNPHYNWKRIAQTGYAWWIERFRSTLALVDIVRIDHFRGFEAYWEVPASEKTAVIGRWVKGPGADLFTAVERALGKLPIIAEDLGLITPPVVELRDRFDLPGMRILQFGFASDGKDSFLPHNYVHNCVVYTGTHDNDTALGWFKSAPEKERQAALAYVGTDGSDFSWDLIRWLLASVADTAVVPLQDVLSLGTEARMNYPSRLGGNWSWRFEDKALTPEIRARLRQMVVSYGRVSS, from the coding sequence ATGCGCTTTCCCCGCTCCAGCGGAATCCTCCTTCATCCTACCTCGCTGCCCGGCCCCTGGGGCATCGGCGACCTTGGCCCGGCGGCGCTGCGATTCGTCGACTTGCTCCAGGAGGCGGGTCAGGGCATCTGGCAGGTGCTGCCTCTCGGGCCCACCGGCTATGGTGATTCGCCCTACCAGTGCTTTTCGGCTTTTGCCGGCAACCCGCTCCTGATTTCGCCTGAGCTGCTGCTCGAGTCGGGGCATCTCCGGCCGGCCGACGTGACCGATGCCCCCGCCTTTCCCGACACTTATGTCGACTATGGACCGGTCATCCAGTTCAAGTCGTCACTGCTGACCACGGCCTTTCACCACTGGGTCAGCCGCCGCACGCCGCAGGAACTGGCGCGGTTCGAGACCTTTTGCCAGCAGCAGTCGGCCTGGCTCGACGACTATGCCCTGTTTATGGCCCTCAAGGACGCGCATCAGGGTGCCGTGTGGACGACCTGGGAGAGCGACATCGCCCACCGCACCCCTGCTGCGATGGCTCAGTGGCGCCAGGCGCTGGCGGCAGAAGTCGACCGGTTCAAGTACCTGCAGTACCTCTTCTTTGAGCAGTGGGCGGCGCTGCACCGCTACGCTGCCGAGCGCGGAGTGCGCATTGTCGGCGACATCCCCATCTTTGTGGCACACGACAGCGCCGATGTCTGGTCCCATCCAGAGCTGTTCGCACTGGACGAGAGAGGGGACCCGCTGGTAGTGGCGGGGGTGCCGCCAGACTATTTCAGCGCCACCGGACAGCTCTGGGGCAATCCACACTACAACTGGAAACGCATTGCCCAGACCGGCTATGCCTGGTGGATCGAGCGCTTTCGTTCGACGCTCGCGCTGGTGGACATTGTGCGCATCGATCACTTTCGCGGCTTTGAGGCGTACTGGGAGGTGCCGGCCAGTGAAAAGACGGCCGTCATTGGCCGCTGGGTGAAAGGGCCCGGAGCTGACCTGTTTACCGCAGTGGAGAGGGCGCTGGGCAAGCTACCAATCATCGCTGAGGATCTGGGCCTGATCACGCCGCCGGTGGTCGAGCTGCGCGACCGCTTCGACCTGCCGGGGATGCGCATCCTGCAGTTCGGCTTTGCCAGCGACGGCAAGGATTCTTTCCTGCCCCACAACTATGTGCACAACTGCGTGGTCTACACCGGCACGCACGACAACGACACGGCGCTGGGCTGGTTCAAGTCGGCACCGGAGAAGGAACGCCAGGCTGCTCTGGCCTACGTGGGCACGGACGGCAGCGATTTCAGTTGGGACCTGATCCGCTGGCTGCTGGCTTCCGTGGCCGACACGGCCGTCGTTCCCCTGCAGGATGTGCTGTCGCTAGGGACCGAGGCGCGGATGAACTATCCGAGCCGGCTGGGAGGCAACTGGAGCTGGCGCTTTGAGGACAAGGCGCTCACCCCGGAAATCAGGGCGCGCCTGCGGCAGATGGTCGTTTCCTACGGGCGGGTCAGTAGCTAG
- a CDS encoding Nitroreductase family protein, translating into MFSRPVTELIQARYSCRSYRPVPVPEEARSALDLFLREQTHGPFGTPLRLVFLAATQSSSAGLRGLGTYGIIRHPAGFVIGLVHNGPVALEDVGHALELSVLRATDLDLGTCWLGGTFQRSNFAARAAVRQDETLAAVIAVGVIADNVSWVDRALRLGAGSISRLAWQRLYFDGRYGVPLSREAAGGYAQVLDMARLAPSASNKQPWRVVRSGGDWHLYLRRTPGYRERSALLGLPDLQRVDIGIFTCHWELTARQLGLRGRWETVSADRVPEAAGAEYRLSWVG; encoded by the coding sequence ATGTTCAGTCGACCGGTGACCGAATTGATTCAAGCACGCTACTCCTGCCGCTCCTACCGTCCCGTGCCTGTTCCTGAGGAGGCACGGAGCGCACTGGATCTTTTTCTGCGCGAGCAAACGCACGGCCCGTTCGGTACCCCGCTGCGCCTGGTTTTTTTGGCGGCGACCCAATCCAGCAGTGCCGGGTTGCGCGGTCTGGGCACCTATGGCATCATCCGCCACCCGGCCGGCTTTGTCATCGGCCTGGTGCACAATGGCCCTGTGGCCCTGGAGGACGTTGGCCACGCCCTTGAGCTGAGCGTGCTCAGAGCGACCGACCTCGACCTGGGCACCTGCTGGCTGGGCGGCACTTTTCAGCGCAGCAACTTTGCCGCTCGGGCAGCAGTGCGCCAGGACGAGACCCTGGCTGCGGTAATCGCCGTGGGGGTCATTGCCGACAACGTGAGCTGGGTGGACCGTGCCCTGCGCCTCGGTGCCGGGTCGATCAGCCGCCTGGCCTGGCAGCGGCTCTACTTTGACGGGCGGTACGGGGTGCCCCTCAGCCGGGAGGCGGCCGGCGGCTATGCGCAAGTCCTCGATATGGCGCGCCTGGCTCCCTCCGCATCCAACAAACAGCCCTGGCGAGTCGTGCGGTCTGGCGGGGACTGGCACCTGTACCTCCGGAGGACGCCGGGCTACCGCGAGCGCAGCGCGCTGCTTGGTCTGCCGGACCTGCAGCGGGTCGATATAGGCATCTTTACCTGTCACTGGGAGCTGACGGCGCGTCAGCTCGGCCTCCGGGGCCGCTGGGAGACCGTGAGCGCGGATCGGGTGCCGGAAGCAGCCGGGGCCGAGTACCGGCTGAGCTGGGTCGGCTAG
- the galE_2 gene encoding UDP-glucose 4-epimerase, with product MRVLLTGAFGNVGQVTLAELIAQGHQVRCFDVRSKTNERLARSLPPSVEVCWGDLRRQSDVVRAVEGQEAVIHLAFLIPRLAATGVDIDKCPDLAREINVGGTAKLIQAMESCATPPRLVFASSMAVYGLTQDEPPPRRVSDPVRPVGLYAEHKAECEQMVRASRLQWAILRLGVALPQRLLFSAGMFEVPLNNRIEFVHHCDAALAFVNALRCEEVWGRTLHVGGGPRCQVYYRDLVSQVLNATGIGMLPDAAFTTEPYFSDWLDTELSQSLLHYQRHNLEDHAAETAAKLRLLFPVIWLFRPAIRAWLLSRSPCWQRARSARVGTRKRFSRTAAARRGD from the coding sequence ATGCGAGTGCTGCTTACAGGGGCGTTTGGGAATGTGGGACAGGTGACCCTGGCCGAACTGATCGCCCAGGGCCATCAGGTGCGCTGCTTTGATGTGCGAAGCAAGACTAACGAGCGGCTGGCGCGCTCCCTGCCGCCCAGTGTCGAGGTCTGCTGGGGCGACCTCCGCCGCCAGAGCGATGTCGTCCGTGCGGTCGAGGGTCAGGAAGCGGTGATTCACCTGGCCTTTCTCATTCCCCGGCTGGCAGCCACGGGCGTCGACATCGACAAGTGCCCCGACCTGGCCAGGGAGATCAATGTCGGCGGCACGGCCAAACTCATTCAGGCGATGGAGTCCTGTGCCACGCCACCCAGGCTGGTCTTTGCCTCCTCAATGGCCGTGTATGGTCTGACCCAGGACGAGCCACCGCCGCGCCGTGTGTCGGACCCGGTGCGCCCGGTCGGGCTCTATGCCGAGCACAAAGCCGAATGCGAGCAAATGGTGCGGGCATCGCGGCTCCAATGGGCCATTCTGCGTCTGGGTGTGGCCCTGCCCCAGCGCTTGCTCTTTTCAGCGGGGATGTTCGAGGTGCCGCTGAACAACCGCATCGAGTTTGTGCACCATTGCGACGCGGCTCTGGCCTTTGTCAATGCCTTGCGCTGTGAGGAGGTCTGGGGCCGGACGCTGCACGTCGGCGGGGGCCCACGCTGTCAGGTGTACTATCGCGACCTGGTGAGCCAGGTGCTGAACGCCACCGGCATAGGAATGCTGCCCGATGCGGCATTCACCACCGAACCTTATTTCAGCGACTGGCTGGACACCGAGCTGAGCCAGAGCCTGCTGCACTATCAGCGCCACAACCTCGAGGATCACGCCGCCGAAACTGCGGCCAAGCTCCGACTGCTCTTCCCGGTCATCTGGCTGTTTCGGCCGGCCATCCGCGCCTGGCTGCTGAGCCGGTCGCCCTGCTGGCAGCGCGCCAGAAGCGCCAGAGTCGGCACCAGGAAGCGCTTTTCACGGACGGCAGCCGCGCGCCGCGGTGATTGA
- the ttgR gene encoding HTH-type transcriptional regulator TtgR, with protein sequence MAQQSRGQQTRARILESARSEFARQGYDATGVAELCQAAGVTKGAFYHHFASKHDVFLELLTTWLNTLEEQSRQVVSSDAPAPDVLLGMARLARLVLADARDQLPMFLEFWARASRDPVAWQTTIAPYRRYRGLFAALVERGIDERSLRQTDPEVAARVVLALAVGLILQGLLDPAGADWGATAEGGVALILDGLRRRD encoded by the coding sequence ATGGCGCAGCAGTCGCGAGGTCAGCAGACCCGTGCTCGTATCCTGGAGTCAGCCCGGAGCGAGTTCGCGAGGCAGGGCTATGACGCCACCGGAGTGGCCGAGCTGTGCCAGGCGGCCGGCGTGACCAAGGGCGCCTTCTATCATCACTTTGCGTCCAAGCACGATGTCTTTCTCGAGCTGCTCACCACCTGGCTCAACACCCTGGAGGAGCAATCGCGACAGGTGGTCAGCAGTGACGCACCGGCTCCAGATGTCCTTCTCGGTATGGCCCGTCTGGCGCGGCTGGTGCTAGCCGATGCCCGAGACCAGTTGCCGATGTTTCTCGAGTTCTGGGCGCGAGCCTCGCGTGACCCGGTAGCGTGGCAGACCACGATCGCTCCCTACCGGCGCTACCGGGGGCTATTTGCCGCCCTGGTCGAGCGCGGTATCGATGAGCGCTCGCTGCGGCAGACTGACCCCGAAGTGGCGGCACGGGTCGTCCTGGCGCTGGCGGTGGGTCTGATCCTGCAGGGGTTGCTGGACCCCGCGGGCGCCGACTGGGGTGCCACTGCCGAGGGAGGCGTGGCGCTCATTCTCGATGGTTTGCGGAGGAGGGATTAG